Proteins found in one Salinimonas lutimaris genomic segment:
- a CDS encoding TonB-dependent receptor: protein MTAPTRTLTTLTFTALSISSALADTLPGQLETIEVTAQKRTQNLQQVPVAVSVINGEALHQSVSLDIYDIQGYIPTFNAFQSQSATNSGFAIRGIGTSTQNFGFEPSVGLYVDGVYRSRQNAVINDLVDIDTIEVLRGPQGTLFGKNTPAGAVTFNTKAPTFENGDGFVTATLGSDNLRRVTGATSLVAIEDTLAFRVAGFNTDRDGWITEANSGQDINNRDRFGVRAQALYTPTDAIKIRLIADWAELDEVCCGALTWQDNLQANQIPEKSGTDALLASPLFDATVYTQDSFYDYTTALSQLPASSMQDRGLSLQADWQLNAHWTLTSITAWRDFDSLDDTDSDFTDADLLTARNDARQQAFSQEVRMTYDSDSLSVIAGAYWFSQNLDLDYTITTHEDFPLFFSASAPQLNPLIDGLNGLSAATGGLIAPAAPATPVSTAFYHNAYQEQDSYALFIQSDWHLATSWTLTTGLRYTVEEKSLRGRYTETGPGIDGLPLTPALQPDPVAAGNALAIVGQALAAGGLPEAAQLAPLAAFQQPGWGYFLLNTAAIAPRPALDESIDDNQLTGAVKLSWQPSDHQLMYASYATGYKAGGLNTDRIAAAFDPRFEAETANSFEVGFKQDFRRYNLRLNLAAHLTDIKDFQASTFTGTGFNLQNAGDIETKGIEAELTWFATSDTRLSLNVARTLANFDEFERGPCWVAYTWHTGIDDPGRAQPDAPFCSRAGDRVGFNPENTLSLQASQYIALGSLDTQLSLDWQYTGDLYMDSTNDPYKKSSSYSLLNLRWQFSLPEFNSDIIVWGRNVLDKEYVARNAFDVPVQTGKIMAYPGQPASWGITLQTYF, encoded by the coding sequence ATGACAGCGCCTACCCGTACTCTCACCACGCTTACCTTTACAGCTTTAAGTATCAGCTCAGCACTGGCCGACACGCTCCCCGGACAGCTTGAGACCATAGAAGTCACCGCACAAAAACGCACGCAGAATCTACAACAAGTGCCCGTGGCTGTTTCGGTGATCAATGGAGAGGCCCTGCATCAAAGTGTTTCGCTGGACATATACGATATTCAGGGCTATATCCCGACATTTAATGCATTCCAAAGTCAGAGTGCGACCAACTCCGGTTTTGCTATTCGCGGCATTGGCACTTCAACCCAGAATTTTGGTTTTGAACCCTCTGTGGGTTTGTATGTTGACGGTGTTTATCGCTCTCGCCAGAACGCTGTAATCAATGATTTGGTGGATATTGACACCATTGAAGTACTGCGTGGGCCGCAAGGGACCCTGTTTGGTAAAAATACCCCTGCCGGCGCTGTGACCTTTAATACCAAAGCCCCGACTTTTGAAAATGGAGATGGCTTTGTAACTGCCACGCTAGGCAGTGATAACTTACGCCGCGTTACCGGGGCCACGTCGCTGGTGGCAATAGAGGATACTCTGGCATTTCGTGTAGCCGGGTTTAACACCGACCGGGACGGCTGGATAACCGAGGCCAACAGCGGACAGGATATCAACAATCGGGACCGATTCGGGGTGCGCGCCCAGGCGCTGTACACGCCGACTGATGCAATAAAAATCCGGCTGATAGCGGACTGGGCTGAGCTGGATGAAGTGTGTTGTGGCGCACTGACCTGGCAGGATAATTTACAGGCCAACCAGATCCCGGAAAAATCAGGCACCGATGCGCTGCTGGCCAGTCCGTTATTTGACGCCACCGTTTACACTCAGGATTCATTTTATGACTACACCACCGCACTGAGCCAGTTACCGGCGTCCAGTATGCAGGACCGGGGGCTGTCGCTGCAGGCAGACTGGCAACTGAATGCACACTGGACACTGACCAGTATTACCGCATGGCGTGATTTTGACAGTTTGGATGATACCGACTCTGATTTTACGGATGCCGATTTACTGACTGCCAGAAACGATGCCAGACAACAGGCTTTCTCGCAGGAAGTGCGAATGACCTATGATAGTGACTCACTTAGCGTAATAGCCGGTGCTTACTGGTTTTCACAAAATCTGGATCTTGATTACACCATTACCACCCATGAAGATTTTCCGCTGTTTTTCAGCGCTTCTGCGCCTCAGTTAAATCCACTCATCGACGGTCTTAATGGGCTCAGTGCCGCCACAGGCGGGCTGATAGCTCCGGCTGCACCGGCCACACCGGTGTCTACCGCCTTTTACCATAATGCTTATCAGGAGCAGGACAGCTATGCTCTGTTTATCCAGTCAGACTGGCATCTGGCAACGTCATGGACGCTAACCACGGGGCTGCGTTATACCGTGGAAGAAAAAAGCTTGCGGGGTCGGTATACCGAAACCGGCCCCGGTATTGACGGGTTACCTTTAACGCCCGCTCTGCAGCCTGACCCCGTGGCCGCCGGTAACGCTCTTGCGATAGTTGGCCAGGCTCTGGCCGCCGGCGGTCTGCCAGAGGCAGCGCAGCTTGCACCGCTGGCGGCGTTCCAGCAACCTGGTTGGGGATATTTTTTATTAAATACTGCCGCTATAGCGCCGCGTCCGGCCCTGGACGAAAGCATTGATGACAACCAGCTTACCGGCGCGGTCAAGCTGAGCTGGCAGCCCAGCGATCATCAGCTTATGTATGCCAGTTACGCTACCGGCTACAAAGCTGGCGGTTTAAATACTGATCGGATTGCTGCCGCCTTTGACCCACGGTTTGAGGCAGAAACCGCCAACAGCTTTGAGGTGGGATTCAAACAGGATTTTCGTCGTTATAACCTGCGCCTCAATCTGGCTGCGCATCTGACCGATATTAAAGATTTTCAGGCCAGTACCTTCACCGGCACCGGGTTTAATCTGCAAAATGCCGGCGATATTGAGACTAAAGGGATCGAAGCAGAGCTGACCTGGTTTGCCACCAGCGATACCCGCCTGTCTCTGAATGTGGCCCGCACCCTGGCCAACTTTGATGAATTTGAGCGCGGCCCGTGCTGGGTAGCCTATACCTGGCATACCGGTATTGATGATCCGGGCCGGGCACAACCCGATGCTCCGTTTTGCTCTCGGGCCGGTGATCGTGTGGGATTCAACCCTGAAAATACCCTGTCGTTACAGGCCAGTCAGTACATCGCACTGGGCAGCCTTGATACACAACTGAGCCTGGACTGGCAGTACACCGGCGATCTTTACATGGACAGTACCAATGATCCTTACAAAAAGTCGTCCAGCTACAGCCTGCTGAACCTGCGCTGGCAATTCAGTTTACCTGAGTTCAACAGTGACATTATTGTGTGGGGCCGTAATGTGCTGGACAAAGAGTACGTTGCCAGAAATGCCTTTGATGTGCCGGTACAAACGGGCAAAATTATGGCTTACCCGGGCCAGCCCGCAAGCTGGGGTATTACTCTGCAGACCTATTTTTAA
- a CDS encoding acyl-CoA dehydrogenase family protein produces MHFEHNDTTTKLAAQLTAFMQEHVYPIEHEYHTLFSTPETRWKTPEIMQTLKQKAKKAGLWNLFLDKEYLPYGAGLSNLEYAPLCEIMGRVPFSAEIFNCSAPDTGNMEVLAKYGTQEQRDTWLEPLLAGEIRSGFAMTEPAVASSDATNIETAIVADGDDYVINGRKWYTSGAMNENCKILIVMGKTDPDAPRHVQQSQILVPMDTPGVKVIRPMGAMGYLDEPVGHAEVLFEDVRVPASNMILGPGRGFEVAQGRLGPGRIHHCMRLIGCAQRALDLACARVSERVAFGQPLAKQQSVRESIASMHCDIEQARLLTLKAADQMDRYGNKVAKDIIAAIKIVAPKMACKVIDEAIQMHGAQGTSQDTPLAAMYAYARTVRLADGPDQVHMMQLGKRLIEQQVKG; encoded by the coding sequence ATGCATTTTGAGCACAACGATACAACGACAAAACTGGCTGCACAGCTAACGGCATTTATGCAGGAGCATGTTTATCCGATTGAACATGAATATCACACGTTATTCAGCACGCCGGAAACGCGCTGGAAAACGCCTGAAATTATGCAAACGCTGAAACAAAAAGCGAAAAAAGCAGGCTTATGGAATTTATTTTTAGATAAAGAATACCTGCCATATGGCGCTGGGCTGTCCAACCTTGAATATGCACCGCTGTGTGAAATTATGGGGCGGGTGCCATTTTCTGCCGAAATTTTCAATTGCAGCGCACCGGACACGGGCAACATGGAAGTACTGGCGAAGTATGGTACGCAAGAACAGCGCGATACCTGGCTTGAGCCATTGCTGGCTGGCGAGATACGGTCGGGGTTTGCCATGACCGAGCCGGCGGTAGCTTCCAGTGATGCTACCAACATTGAGACAGCGATTGTTGCAGATGGTGACGACTATGTGATCAACGGACGTAAGTGGTACACCAGCGGCGCCATGAATGAAAACTGTAAAATTCTGATCGTGATGGGCAAAACCGACCCGGATGCACCACGCCATGTGCAGCAGTCGCAGATTCTGGTGCCCATGGATACCCCGGGAGTTAAAGTTATCAGGCCAATGGGGGCGATGGGTTATCTGGACGAGCCGGTGGGCCATGCTGAAGTGCTGTTTGAAGATGTGCGGGTGCCGGCCAGCAATATGATTTTAGGCCCCGGGCGTGGCTTTGAAGTGGCGCAGGGACGTTTGGGCCCAGGCCGAATCCACCACTGTATGCGTTTAATTGGATGTGCGCAGCGTGCACTGGATCTTGCCTGTGCCAGAGTCAGTGAGCGAGTGGCTTTTGGTCAGCCACTGGCCAAGCAGCAGTCAGTCAGAGAGTCAATCGCCAGCATGCACTGTGATATTGAGCAAGCCCGGTTGCTGACACTCAAAGCTGCAGATCAGATGGACCGGTATGGTAATAAAGTGGCTAAAGATATTATTGCAGCCATCAAAATTGTAGCTCCGAAAATGGCCTGCAAGGTCATTGATGAAGCCATTCAGATGCACGGCGCTCAAGGTACCAGTCAGGATACGCCACTGGCAGCTATGTATGCCTACGCACGAACAGTACGACTGGCCGACGGTCCTGATCAGGTACATATGATGCAGCTAGGTAAGCGACTGATAGAGCAACAGGTTAAAGGATAA
- a CDS encoding phosphotransferase family protein: protein MKVDQLDYQRLNDYLATAAPQVGQIQSYEKFSGGQSNPTFLLKTTAGQFVLRRQPPGKLLKSAHAVDREFTVMQALQSTDVPVPRMEHLCNNQEVLGGLFFIMEFMPGRIYWKAALPEIDSPAVRSTMYDAMNHTLASLHNVNIEQAGLQHYGKPGNYFARQSERWTQQYRASETQHIRAMESLIDYLNQNMPADDGQVALVHGDFRLDNMMFNPGASPDTVIAVLDWELSTLGHPFADLAYQCMQLRLPANLPQAPGLGGLDRTALGIPDEQTYIRSYCQRRGIAGIDNWPFYLAFSFFRLAAILQGVVKRGMDGNASSDQAGSMGAMVGPLAEMAMQVVKQGEKA, encoded by the coding sequence ATGAAGGTAGACCAACTTGATTATCAGCGTTTGAATGACTACCTGGCCACGGCTGCCCCACAGGTGGGGCAGATTCAAAGCTATGAGAAATTTTCCGGCGGTCAGTCTAACCCCACTTTTTTGCTGAAAACCACCGCAGGTCAATTTGTTCTTCGTCGGCAGCCGCCGGGTAAACTGCTGAAATCTGCCCACGCTGTTGACCGGGAATTTACCGTTATGCAGGCATTACAGAGCACGGACGTGCCGGTTCCGCGTATGGAGCATCTGTGTAACAATCAGGAAGTGCTGGGCGGACTTTTTTTTATTATGGAGTTTATGCCGGGGCGAATTTACTGGAAAGCGGCGCTGCCGGAAATTGACAGTCCGGCGGTGCGAAGCACCATGTATGATGCGATGAATCATACGCTGGCCAGCCTGCATAATGTGAATATTGAACAGGCCGGCTTACAGCATTACGGCAAACCAGGCAATTACTTTGCCCGGCAGTCAGAACGCTGGACGCAGCAATACCGGGCTTCGGAAACACAGCACATCAGAGCGATGGAAAGCCTGATAGATTATCTTAACCAGAATATGCCGGCAGATGACGGGCAGGTCGCACTGGTACACGGCGACTTCCGGCTTGATAACATGATGTTTAACCCGGGGGCCTCGCCCGACACCGTGATTGCTGTACTTGATTGGGAACTATCGACTCTGGGCCATCCGTTTGCTGATTTAGCCTATCAGTGTATGCAATTACGGTTGCCGGCAAATTTGCCTCAGGCTCCCGGATTAGGCGGACTGGATCGTACCGCGCTGGGTATTCCTGATGAGCAGACGTATATCCGCAGCTATTGCCAGCGACGAGGCATTGCCGGTATCGATAACTGGCCGTTTTATCTGGCTTTCAGTTTTTTCCGGCTGGCAGCTATTTTACAGGGCGTGGTTAAACGTGGCATGGATGGCAACGCTTCCAGTGACCAGGCCGGTTCGATGGGCGCGATGGTGGGCCCGTTGGCAGAGATGGCGATGCAAGTTGTTAAACAGGGAGAAAAAGCATGA
- a CDS encoding NADPH:quinone oxidoreductase family protein, with translation MQAVVCHEFGPVSDLRVEQVNVPEPKDNEVLIQVEACGVNFPDALLVQGLYQVKPERPFIPGVEVAGTVVKTGANVSHINVGQRVAAVSQLGGYAAYVAIAAGQVMPIPDFLPSPEAAGLITAHATAHHALKQRASLKPGETLVVTGAAGGTGLAAVQIGKAMGARVIAVCSSEEKLELARANGADELVNYAQGDLKEAINTLTEGKGADVVYECVGGDTFNTLSRCMAWEGRLLVVGFASGSIPSLPVNLTLVKGYAVVGVFWGVFTQKQPKVFIENMQELIAWYAQKKVKVVIDDTLPLTAVSDALQKLTDRQVKGKLILTPW, from the coding sequence ATGCAGGCAGTGGTGTGTCACGAATTTGGACCGGTCAGTGACTTACGTGTAGAGCAGGTCAATGTACCAGAGCCCAAAGATAATGAAGTGCTCATTCAGGTTGAGGCCTGTGGCGTTAACTTTCCTGACGCGCTGTTGGTGCAGGGTTTATATCAGGTTAAGCCGGAGCGGCCGTTTATACCTGGTGTTGAGGTAGCCGGTACGGTGGTCAAAACAGGCGCTAATGTGTCGCACATCAACGTAGGCCAGCGTGTCGCAGCGGTGAGTCAGTTGGGTGGCTATGCTGCGTATGTGGCTATTGCAGCAGGCCAGGTCATGCCGATACCAGATTTTTTACCCAGCCCTGAAGCTGCCGGCCTTATTACTGCACATGCAACTGCTCACCATGCACTGAAACAACGTGCATCCCTGAAGCCCGGCGAAACGCTGGTGGTCACCGGGGCGGCTGGCGGAACCGGTCTGGCTGCTGTTCAGATAGGTAAAGCCATGGGCGCCAGGGTGATTGCGGTGTGTTCCAGTGAAGAAAAGCTGGAACTGGCCCGTGCAAATGGCGCCGATGAACTGGTTAACTATGCTCAGGGTGATCTTAAAGAAGCAATTAATACCCTAACCGAGGGTAAAGGTGCTGATGTGGTTTATGAGTGTGTAGGCGGAGATACATTCAACACTCTGAGTCGCTGCATGGCATGGGAAGGCCGTTTACTGGTAGTGGGTTTTGCCAGTGGCAGCATTCCGTCGTTACCGGTGAATTTAACCTTGGTTAAAGGCTATGCGGTGGTGGGAGTTTTCTGGGGTGTGTTTACGCAGAAACAGCCAAAAGTCTTTATAGAAAATATGCAGGAATTAATTGCCTGGTATGCGCAAAAGAAAGTGAAAGTTGTCATCGATGATACCCTTCCGCTTACCGCTGTAAGCGATGCACTGCAAAAACTGACTGACCGTCAGGTTAAAGGCAAGCTTATTCTTACCCCCTGGTAA
- a CDS encoding histidine phosphatase family protein yields the protein MTEIYLVRHGQASFGQDNYDVLSELGQQQARWLGEWIAQQSVEFDAIYSGTLERQRHTLEYLSAGITPARRIQMTEFDEFDFTRVIQAFLQQNPEHNVAEPTPRFWFKTLRKSMQAWSQGELDVPHDAESWPHFIQRVRNGLNHCLTDNNRKVLISTSGGVIACAVGLTLGLSAESIIKLNLQIQNTSITRLICSANNNWSLHSFNYLPHLSSRERAEHITYA from the coding sequence ATGACAGAAATATATCTGGTAAGGCACGGGCAGGCCTCTTTCGGGCAGGACAATTACGATGTGCTTAGTGAACTGGGTCAGCAGCAGGCGCGCTGGCTGGGCGAATGGATCGCGCAGCAGTCGGTGGAGTTTGATGCCATCTACAGTGGCACGCTGGAGCGCCAGCGACACACGCTTGAGTATCTCAGTGCAGGTATAACACCGGCCCGGCGAATTCAGATGACAGAATTTGATGAGTTTGATTTTACCCGCGTGATTCAGGCGTTTTTACAACAGAACCCTGAGCATAATGTGGCGGAACCCACCCCTCGTTTCTGGTTTAAAACACTGCGTAAAAGCATGCAGGCCTGGTCTCAGGGCGAACTGGATGTGCCTCATGATGCCGAGAGCTGGCCCCATTTTATCCAACGGGTCAGAAATGGCCTGAATCATTGCCTCACCGACAATAACCGCAAGGTGCTGATCTCGACCTCCGGTGGTGTGATTGCCTGTGCGGTGGGGCTGACATTGGGACTGTCAGCCGAGTCAATTATCAAACTGAACCTGCAGATCCAAAATACCAGCATCACCCGTCTGATTTGCAGCGCCAATAATAACTGGTCCCTGCACAGCTTTAATTATTTACCCCATTTATCTTCCCGGGAGCGGGCAGAACACATCACTTACGCGTGA